Proteins from one Thiohalospira halophila DSM 15071 genomic window:
- a CDS encoding tyrosine-type recombinase/integrase has product MPKVAKELSAVEVKRLSKPGFHAVGGVSGLVLRVKETGSRQWVLRTTLSGKRHNIGLGGFPDVTLAQARERAREYKEQIWRGEDPLAARRAAEDARRAEEAKRVTFEEAARRCHEAKAAEFRNEKHQRDWIISLERYAFPELGSISVAEIELPHVLKALEPIWSTKTETATRVRQRIETVLTWATVSGYREGENPARWAGNLEVALPAPRKIRKVQHHRALPWKEVPGFMAALRQREGMGARALEFAILTAARSGEVRGARWSEIDLPGRVWTVPADRIKAGKEHRVPLSDDAVALLESLPRFEGSDLVFTTSRGGGLSDATISAVCKRMGVDATPHGFRSSLKDWARSCTTFADEVSELALAHVNSDATRSAYARDELLPQRARLMADWAHFCRHGEPEAATVTSIGEGRA; this is encoded by the coding sequence ATGCCCAAGGTTGCGAAAGAGCTGTCGGCGGTGGAGGTCAAGCGGCTATCCAAGCCCGGCTTTCACGCGGTCGGGGGTGTCTCCGGGCTGGTGCTCCGTGTGAAGGAGACCGGCAGCCGCCAATGGGTGCTCCGCACCACGTTGAGCGGCAAGCGGCACAACATCGGCCTAGGGGGCTTCCCTGACGTGACGCTCGCGCAAGCTCGAGAGAGGGCGCGGGAGTACAAGGAACAGATATGGCGGGGCGAGGACCCGCTGGCCGCGCGGCGGGCCGCAGAAGACGCCCGGCGGGCCGAGGAAGCCAAGCGCGTGACCTTCGAGGAGGCCGCCCGGCGGTGTCATGAGGCGAAGGCCGCGGAGTTCCGCAACGAGAAGCATCAGCGCGACTGGATCATCAGCCTGGAGCGGTACGCGTTCCCGGAACTCGGTTCGATTTCCGTTGCAGAAATCGAATTGCCCCACGTGCTCAAGGCGCTGGAGCCGATCTGGTCCACGAAGACCGAGACGGCCACACGGGTTCGTCAGCGGATCGAAACGGTCCTGACGTGGGCCACCGTCTCCGGCTACCGGGAGGGCGAGAATCCGGCCCGGTGGGCGGGCAATCTGGAGGTCGCGCTGCCGGCGCCCCGCAAGATCCGCAAGGTCCAGCACCACCGGGCGCTCCCGTGGAAGGAGGTTCCCGGCTTCATGGCGGCGCTACGCCAGCGCGAGGGCATGGGGGCGCGGGCGCTGGAGTTCGCGATCCTGACGGCCGCCCGCTCCGGGGAAGTCCGCGGCGCCCGATGGAGCGAGATCGACCTGCCGGGCCGCGTCTGGACCGTGCCAGCCGACCGAATCAAGGCCGGGAAAGAGCATCGGGTCCCGCTGTCCGACGATGCCGTCGCGCTCCTGGAGTCGCTGCCGAGGTTCGAGGGGTCCGATCTGGTCTTCACCACATCGCGCGGCGGCGGGCTCTCGGACGCCACCATTTCCGCCGTCTGTAAGCGCATGGGTGTGGATGCCACGCCGCACGGCTTCCGGTCGAGCCTGAAAGATTGGGCGCGGTCCTGTACCACCTTCGCGGACGAGGTTTCCGAGCTGGCCCTGGCCCACGTGAACAGCGACGCCACGCGGAGCGCCTATGCCCGCGACGAGCTGCTGCCCCAGCGGGCGCGGCTCATGGCCGATTGGGCGCACTTCTGCCGCCACGGCGAGCCGGAGGCGGCCACGGTGACCAGCATCGGGGAGGGCCGGGCATGA
- a CDS encoding response regulator transcription factor produces MDSRILVAEDDDLLAELIEFKLQEAGFSVERVSDGESALDSVQKRTPDALLLDIMLPGMDGFEVLRTLKTKSAHPDLPVMVLTGRGLEQDVVSGLDLGASDYLVKPFMVKELLTRIQRLLDKDKTAG; encoded by the coding sequence TTGGACAGTCGCATTCTGGTAGCGGAAGACGACGACCTGCTGGCGGAGCTTATCGAATTCAAGCTTCAGGAAGCCGGATTCTCTGTGGAGCGGGTCAGCGACGGCGAGTCCGCCCTGGATAGCGTACAGAAGAGGACGCCCGATGCGCTGCTCCTGGACATCATGCTGCCCGGGATGGATGGCTTCGAGGTCCTGCGTACCCTGAAGACCAAATCCGCCCATCCGGACCTTCCGGTCATGGTCCTTACCGGCCGCGGCCTTGAACAGGACGTGGTCAGCGGACTGGACCTCGGGGCCAGCGATTACCTGGTCAAACCTTTCATGGTCAAGGAACTATTAACCCGGATCCAGAGACTTCTCGACAAGGACAAAACAGCCGGATGA